One window of the Xenopus tropicalis strain Nigerian chromosome 10, UCB_Xtro_10.0, whole genome shotgun sequence genome contains the following:
- the afmid gene encoding kynurenine formamidase has protein sequence MLNIQYGERESEKLDLYLPQVPSTSFPLLVYIHGGYWQFLSKEESGFMVPPLVLHGIGVMVMDYDIAPQGHMDLIVSQVRQSIAVTIQRYPQITGIYLCGHSAGAHLVAMTLCTKWSEYMVKPDIKGAVLVSGVYDLLPIIHTYVNDALKMSQTDAERNSPMRCLTQMESHIRTCQIAIVVAEHDSPEFHRQSQEYFQSLQAVGFSVTFTQIDGTDHFDVIEQLHDEKYVLTQMILEMIKKKQS, from the exons GTTTCCCTCTTTTAGTCTATATTCATGGAGGATACTGGCAGTTTTTAAG taaggAGGAATCTGGCTTCATGGTACCCCCACTGGTGCTTCATGGTATTGGAGTAATGGTGATGGACTATGATATTGCTCCTCAAG GTCACATGGATCTCATTGTGTCACAAGTCAGACAGAGCATTGCAGTGACAATACAACGCTATCCACAAATCAC TGGAATATACTTGTGTGGACACTCAGCAGGAGCTCACCTGGTTGCAATGACACTGTGCACCAAGTGGTCAGAGTACATGGTAAAGCCTGATATTAAAG GAGCTGTGCTTGTCAGTGGAGTATATGATCTTCTCCCCATCATCCACACTTACGTCAATGATGCATTGAAAATGTCACA GACGGACGCTGAGAGAAACAGTCCAATGCGATGTCTGACCCAGATGGAAAGCCACATTCgaacctgccagatagccatTGTTGTTGCTGAACACGATTCTCCAGAATTTCACAGACAATCCCAGGAATATTTTCAG AGTCTTCAGGCAGTGGGTTTCAGTGTTACATTTACACAGATTGATGGCACTGATCACTTTGATGTTATTGAGCAGCTACATGATGAAAAGTATGTGCTAACTCAG atgaTTCTAGAAATGATTAAGAAGAAACAGAGCTGA